A single Bifidobacterium scardovii JCM 12489 = DSM 13734 DNA region contains:
- a CDS encoding ABC transporter permease, with translation MTSATATPTVKKAARKRGFKLNTQMIPTVAAVVIFILMIIMGQALFGTYTSLGFISSLFIDHAYLIILAVAMTLPVLTGGIDLSIGAIVAITGVIGMTMLNAGVNSWLVIVVMLAIGAVFGLIAGTLIEEFNMQPFIATLSTMFLARGIAAMISTDSLIAPDNNNYGWIAETIKIIDNPKIKNDLSINVGVIIAALVVVFGYILLHKTRTGRTIYAIGGSRSSAELMGLPVKRTQYIIYLTSGTLAALASVVYTANIGSAKNTVGVGWELDAVASVVIGGAIVTGGFGYVLGSVVGALVRSTIDPLTADFGVPSEWTTIVVGLMILAFVVLQRAVTAVGKKQ, from the coding sequence ATGACCTCGGCAACGGCAACCCCTACCGTGAAGAAGGCCGCAAGGAAGCGCGGCTTCAAACTCAACACGCAGATGATCCCGACCGTGGCGGCCGTGGTGATCTTCATCCTCATGATCATCATGGGCCAGGCGCTGTTCGGCACCTACACGAGCCTCGGCTTCATCTCGTCCCTGTTCATCGACCACGCCTACCTGATCATCCTGGCCGTCGCCATGACGCTGCCGGTCCTGACCGGCGGCATCGATCTGAGCATCGGCGCGATCGTCGCCATCACGGGCGTCATCGGCATGACGATGCTCAACGCGGGCGTCAACTCCTGGCTCGTCATCGTCGTGATGCTGGCCATCGGCGCCGTGTTCGGCCTGATCGCCGGCACGCTGATCGAGGAATTCAACATGCAGCCGTTCATCGCGACGCTGTCCACGATGTTCCTCGCCCGCGGCATCGCCGCCATGATCTCCACCGACTCGCTGATCGCCCCCGACAACAACAACTACGGCTGGATCGCCGAGACGATCAAGATCATCGACAACCCGAAGATCAAGAACGACCTGTCGATCAACGTCGGCGTGATCATCGCCGCGCTGGTGGTCGTGTTCGGCTACATCCTGCTGCACAAGACCCGCACCGGCCGCACGATCTACGCCATCGGCGGCTCCCGCTCCTCCGCGGAGCTCATGGGCCTGCCGGTCAAGCGCACGCAGTACATCATCTACCTGACCTCCGGCACGCTCGCCGCGCTCGCCTCGGTCGTGTACACGGCGAACATCGGCTCGGCCAAGAACACGGTCGGCGTGGGCTGGGAGCTCGACGCGGTCGCCTCCGTCGTCATCGGCGGCGCGATCGTCACCGGCGGCTTCGGCTACGTGCTCGGCTCCGTGGTCGGCGCCCTCGTGCGCTCCACCATCGACCCGCTGACCGCCGACTTCGGCGTGCCCTCGGAGTGGACCACCATCGTGGTCGGTCTGATGATCCTCGCCTTCGTGGTGCTGCAGCGCGCGGTCACCGCCGTCGGCAAGAAACAATAG
- a CDS encoding sugar ABC transporter ATP-binding protein, with protein MTDKKPIVVMKGITIEFPGVKALDGVDLTLYPGEVHALMGENGAGKSTMIKALTGVYKINAGTIMVEGKPQTFNGTLDAQNAGIATVYQEVNLCTNLSIGENVMLGHEVRGPLGINWKKTHAEARKYLAQMGLDHLDSYAPLNSISIAMQQLVAIARAMVIDAKVLILDEPTSSLDANEVQDLFAIMRKVRDSGVAILFVSHFLDQIYEITDRLTVLRNGKFIKEVMTSETPRDELIGMMIGKSAAELSQIGAKKARREIGAGEKPIIAAKGLGKKGTINPCDLDIYSGEVVGFAGLLGSGRTELGRLLFGADRPDSGTYELNGKQVQISDPYTALKNKIAYSTENRRDEGIIGDLTVRENILIALQATRGMFKPIPKKEADEIVDKYMKELNVRPADPNKLIKNLSGGNQQKVLIGRWLATHPELLILDEPTRGIDIGAKAEIQQTVLDLAADGMGVVFISSELEEVVRLSDDIEVLKDRHKIAEIENDDTVSQQTIVETIANTNVNGKEA; from the coding sequence ATGACAGACAAGAAACCCATCGTCGTGATGAAGGGCATCACGATCGAATTCCCGGGTGTCAAGGCTCTGGACGGCGTCGACCTGACGCTGTACCCGGGCGAGGTCCACGCCCTGATGGGCGAGAACGGCGCCGGCAAGTCGACGATGATCAAGGCCCTGACCGGCGTGTACAAGATCAACGCCGGCACCATCATGGTCGAAGGCAAACCGCAGACCTTCAACGGCACGCTCGACGCGCAGAACGCGGGCATCGCCACCGTGTACCAGGAAGTCAACCTGTGCACCAACCTGTCCATCGGCGAGAACGTGATGCTCGGCCACGAGGTGCGCGGCCCCCTGGGCATCAACTGGAAGAAGACCCACGCCGAGGCCCGCAAGTACCTGGCCCAGATGGGCCTTGACCATCTCGATTCGTATGCGCCGCTCAACTCCATCTCCATCGCCATGCAGCAGCTGGTCGCCATCGCCCGCGCCATGGTCATCGACGCGAAGGTGCTGATCCTCGACGAGCCGACCTCCTCGCTCGACGCGAACGAGGTGCAGGACCTGTTCGCGATCATGCGCAAGGTGCGCGATTCGGGCGTGGCCATCCTGTTCGTCTCCCACTTCCTCGACCAGATCTACGAGATCACCGACCGCCTGACCGTGCTGCGCAACGGCAAGTTCATCAAGGAGGTCATGACCAGCGAGACGCCGCGCGACGAGCTGATCGGCATGATGATCGGCAAGTCGGCCGCCGAGCTGAGCCAGATCGGCGCCAAGAAGGCCCGCCGCGAGATCGGCGCGGGCGAGAAGCCGATCATCGCCGCCAAGGGGCTGGGCAAGAAGGGCACGATCAACCCGTGCGACCTGGACATCTACTCCGGCGAGGTCGTCGGGTTCGCCGGCCTGCTCGGTTCGGGCCGCACCGAGCTCGGCCGTCTGCTGTTCGGCGCCGACAGGCCGGATTCGGGCACCTACGAGCTCAACGGCAAGCAGGTGCAGATCTCCGACCCGTACACCGCGCTGAAGAACAAGATCGCCTACTCGACCGAGAACCGCCGCGACGAGGGCATCATCGGCGACCTGACCGTGCGCGAGAACATCCTCATCGCCCTGCAGGCGACCCGCGGCATGTTCAAGCCGATCCCGAAGAAGGAAGCCGACGAGATCGTCGACAAGTACATGAAGGAGCTCAACGTCCGCCCGGCCGACCCGAACAAGCTCATCAAGAACCTGTCCGGCGGCAACCAGCAGAAGGTGCTCATCGGCCGCTGGCTGGCCACGCACCCCGAGCTGCTCATCCTCGACGAGCCGACCCGAGGCATCGACATCGGCGCCAAGGCCGAGATCCAGCAGACCGTGCTCGATCTGGCCGCGGACGGCATGGGCGTGGTCTTCATCTCCTCCGAGCTGGAGGAGGTCGTGCGCCTGTCCGACGACATCGAGGTCCTCAAGGACCGCCACAAGATCGCGGAAATCGAGAACGACGACACCGTCTCGCAGCAGACCATCGTCGAGACGATCGCCAACACGAACGTCAACGGAAAGGAGGCCTGA
- a CDS encoding ABC transporter substrate-binding protein, which yields MKNWKKAIALVASAAALVSVAACGSGSGDNGGSSSDSGKKTVGFVAVGAEGGFRTANENDIKSAFDEAGFDLIYSPTTQSDQQKQIQAFNKFVNDEVDAIILSSTEDSGWDESLKKAAEAEIPVFTVDRNVDVKDAEAKKAIVSHIGPSNEWCGQQAAEFLNKQYPDGANGLILEGIAGLSVVKDRQTGFDEKIASNQKVLESQSANWSTDEAKTVTAGLLDKYKSDGVQWIWAQNDEMALGAAQAVEAAGLKGKVTIIGNDGTKAALQAVADGELAFDIEYNPIFGKETAQAVQDYLDGKDVEPNIEIESKTFTKDEAQAALDSGERQY from the coding sequence ATGAAGAATTGGAAGAAGGCCATCGCCCTGGTGGCGTCCGCGGCGGCTCTGGTGAGCGTTGCGGCCTGCGGTTCCGGCTCCGGCGACAACGGCGGTTCCAGCTCCGACAGCGGCAAGAAGACCGTCGGCTTCGTGGCCGTCGGCGCCGAGGGCGGCTTCCGTACCGCCAACGAGAACGACATCAAGTCCGCGTTCGACGAGGCCGGCTTCGACCTGATCTACTCGCCGACCACCCAGTCCGACCAGCAGAAGCAGATCCAGGCGTTCAACAAGTTCGTCAACGACGAGGTCGACGCGATCATCCTGTCGTCCACCGAGGATTCCGGCTGGGACGAGTCCCTCAAGAAGGCCGCCGAGGCCGAGATCCCGGTCTTCACCGTCGACCGCAACGTGGACGTCAAGGACGCCGAGGCCAAGAAGGCCATCGTCTCCCACATCGGACCGTCCAACGAATGGTGTGGCCAGCAGGCTGCCGAGTTCCTCAACAAGCAGTACCCCGACGGCGCCAACGGCCTGATCTTGGAAGGCATCGCCGGCCTGTCCGTGGTCAAGGACCGCCAGACCGGCTTCGACGAGAAGATCGCCTCCAACCAGAAGGTGCTCGAGTCCCAGTCCGCCAACTGGTCCACCGATGAGGCCAAGACCGTCACCGCCGGCCTGCTCGACAAGTACAAGTCCGACGGCGTGCAGTGGATCTGGGCCCAGAACGACGAGATGGCGCTCGGCGCCGCGCAGGCCGTCGAGGCCGCCGGTCTCAAGGGCAAGGTGACCATCATCGGCAACGACGGCACCAAGGCCGCCCTGCAGGCCGTGGCCGACGGCGAGCTCGCCTTCGACATCGAGTACAACCCGATCTTCGGCAAGGAGACCGCCCAGGCCGTGCAGGACTACCTTGACGGCAAGGACGTCGAGCCGAACATCGAGATCGAGTCCAAGACCTTCACCAAGGACGAGGCCCAGGCCGCGCTGGACTCCGGCGAGCGCCAGTACTGA
- a CDS encoding ABC transporter permease, whose translation MANAAKKGEEKNSVLKKLVGNNLTWSVVALIALIILCTIFDHQFLKLSWNTNTGGLSGPLITMLQESARYLMIATGMTLVISTAGIDLSVGSVMAVAGAVAMQTLASGTNVWLSILLALVVGLALGCVNGALVSILGLQPFITTLIMMLAGRGLTKVITSGENTDASRVAGGEPLRWMANGFVLGLPVNFVIAVVLVVLVGLLCRKTAMGMMIESVGINPEASRMTGIKPKKILFMVYAVSGLLAAVAGLFATASVMRVDVGKTGQDLEMYAILAVVIGGTSLLGGKFSLTGSALGAVIIAMIRKTIITLGIDSAATPAFFALVVIVICVMQAPKIHNLSAEMKRKRALKEQAKAVAA comes from the coding sequence ATGGCGAACGCAGCCAAGAAGGGCGAGGAGAAGAACTCCGTCCTCAAGAAACTGGTGGGCAACAATCTGACCTGGTCGGTCGTGGCCCTGATCGCGCTGATCATCCTGTGCACCATCTTCGACCACCAGTTCCTGAAGCTGTCCTGGAACACCAACACCGGCGGCCTGTCCGGCCCGCTGATCACCATGCTGCAGGAATCGGCCCGCTACCTGATGATCGCCACCGGCATGACGCTGGTCATCTCCACCGCCGGCATCGACCTGTCCGTCGGCTCCGTGATGGCCGTCGCCGGCGCCGTGGCCATGCAGACCCTGGCCTCGGGCACCAACGTGTGGCTGTCCATCCTGCTCGCGTTGGTCGTCGGCCTCGCGCTCGGGTGCGTCAACGGCGCGCTGGTCTCCATCCTCGGCCTGCAGCCGTTCATCACCACACTGATCATGATGCTCGCCGGCCGCGGCCTGACCAAGGTCATCACCTCCGGCGAGAACACCGACGCCTCCCGCGTCGCCGGCGGCGAGCCGCTGCGCTGGATGGCCAACGGCTTCGTGCTCGGCCTGCCCGTCAACTTCGTCATCGCGGTGGTGCTCGTGGTGCTGGTCGGCCTGCTGTGCCGCAAGACCGCCATGGGCATGATGATCGAATCGGTCGGTATCAACCCCGAGGCCAGCCGCATGACCGGCATCAAGCCCAAGAAGATCCTGTTCATGGTCTACGCGGTCTCCGGCCTGCTGGCCGCCGTCGCCGGCCTGTTCGCCACCGCGTCCGTGATGCGCGTCGACGTCGGCAAGACCGGCCAGGACCTCGAAATGTACGCGATCCTCGCGGTCGTCATCGGCGGAACCTCGCTGCTCGGCGGCAAGTTCTCGCTCACCGGCAGCGCGCTCGGCGCCGTCATCATCGCCATGATCCGCAAGACCATCATCACCCTCGGCATCGATTCGGCCGCGACCCCGGCCTTCTTCGCCCTCGTGGTGATCGTGATCTGCGTGATGCAGGCTCCCAAGATCCACAACCTGAGCGCCGAAATGAAACGCAAGCGCGCGCTCAAGGAACAAGCTAAGGCGGTGGCAGCATGA